In Nostoc sp. UHCC 0926, a single genomic region encodes these proteins:
- a CDS encoding NADAR family protein has translation MTIYFYKVWQPYGCFSNFSPHRIHIQGTYWPTVEHYYQAQKFVGSTDAAIIPLIHAAATPEEAAALGRCNTRQFRRDWDLVKTQIMREAVLKKFLTHLDIREVLLNTGDEILVENSPTDSFWGCGANKTGQNHLGKTLMSVREEIRKLLSLTVIYE, from the coding sequence ATGACTATTTACTTTTATAAGGTTTGGCAGCCTTATGGCTGTTTTTCTAACTTTTCTCCCCATAGAATCCATATCCAGGGTACTTACTGGCCAACGGTTGAGCATTATTATCAAGCGCAAAAGTTTGTCGGCAGCACAGATGCGGCAATTATACCCCTCATTCATGCCGCCGCCACCCCAGAAGAAGCTGCCGCTTTGGGAAGATGTAACACTCGCCAATTCCGTCGAGACTGGGATTTGGTGAAAACTCAAATTATGCGAGAAGCTGTACTCAAAAAGTTTCTCACTCATCTTGATATTAGAGAAGTTCTCCTGAACACAGGCGATGAGATTTTGGTTGAAAACTCCCCAACCGATTCTTTTTGGGGCTGTGGTGCTAATAAAACAGGTCAAAACCATCTCGGAAAAACTCTCATGAGTGTGCGTGAAGAAATCCGTAAGTTACTATCTTTAACGGTAATTTACGAATAA
- a CDS encoding GAF domain-containing sensor histidine kinase, which produces MTFTDKPKGLQQNLDQESLLHRMINQIRRSLDLQEILTTTVTEVRLFLRSDRVMVYRFDANGNGEVITESIHDQRLPSLLGLRFPVHDIPEAAREMFLSVGQRSIVDVANEKIGLSPLQSKETGKPLETNIYYRQVDPCHIQYLKAMGVQSSLVVPILHCDPQEQSAKPKLWGLLVSHHSEPRKILKRELKVSQQVADQVAVAIAQSNLLTETLAKQEREVTINRVTTLLHKLPIIQLQGALEEVITAFGGVGGRLYIEQSRELYTWGDQPTLPYELDNSIIEQHPMWQNWMAEWKPGNIWTTADLYKEPRLRVLALAFRSTQIRGLMVIPLHYREKFIGVLSIFRSEFETEILWAGLCEQNRRQLLPQLSFEVWREQKKGQAAEWKPEEILLAQALYDHFSMAIQQQQMYKEEQALNANLELRVQEQTAELEKSLLLTKVLKQVTEQIRRTLDLQTTLQSIVREVRPLLNSDRVLIFQLQSRSVIVEEINGNWQSTLGVNAPPECFPEQYTSPYFQGKVRAINNVSTDPLSDCHREFLQSLQVQANLIVPINMGMELWGLLIAHECKAPRNWQDAEIDLLQQLGDQAAIAIQQAELYQQTCDAETEARNQAAHLEHTLHELQETQTKLIHTEKMSGLGQLVAGVAHEINNPVNFIYGNLCHASDYTEQLLEILRLYQLHYPLPHSEIHVAIKAIDFEFLVEDLPKIMTSMQVGTERIRSIVLSLRNFSRLDEAENKRVDLHEGIDNTLLILQHRLKANAEFPGIQVIKDYGNIPPVECYAGQMNQVFMNILSNAIDALIMRTEDWRLGTGELKTRDKGDKKNNSCPILTIRISTKISVDNSHLLIRICDNGPGMTQEVKKRIFDPFYTTKPVGKGTGLGLAISYQIIVEKHGGIMECISEPGKGTEFWIEIPVKPPAKINRQPKVEEEGEQGAGEARWSNPMSNLL; this is translated from the coding sequence ATGACATTTACCGATAAACCAAAAGGTTTGCAGCAAAACTTAGACCAAGAAAGTTTACTGCATCGGATGATAAACCAGATCAGGCGATCGCTCGACCTGCAAGAAATATTAACGACTACCGTTACTGAAGTACGTTTATTTTTGCGTTCAGATCGAGTAATGGTGTATCGCTTTGATGCTAATGGTAATGGTGAAGTTATTACTGAATCTATTCATGACCAGCGTCTGCCATCGTTATTGGGGTTGCGCTTCCCAGTTCATGATATTCCCGAAGCGGCCAGAGAGATGTTTTTGTCAGTGGGACAACGTTCGATTGTCGATGTAGCAAACGAGAAGATCGGGCTATCGCCTCTACAATCAAAAGAAACTGGCAAACCCCTAGAAACTAATATCTACTATCGGCAGGTAGACCCGTGCCATATTCAATACTTAAAGGCAATGGGCGTGCAGTCTTCTTTGGTAGTACCAATTTTACATTGCGACCCACAAGAACAATCGGCAAAGCCTAAATTATGGGGATTGTTGGTATCTCACCATAGTGAACCGCGAAAGATTTTGAAGCGGGAACTAAAAGTATCGCAGCAAGTTGCCGATCAGGTAGCGGTAGCGATCGCTCAAAGTAATCTCCTCACCGAAACCCTCGCCAAGCAAGAGCGAGAAGTTACTATTAACCGAGTTACCACACTATTGCATAAACTACCGATAATCCAATTGCAGGGAGCGCTAGAAGAAGTTATTACTGCCTTCGGTGGAGTCGGTGGCAGGCTTTACATTGAACAGAGTCGGGAACTATACACCTGGGGCGACCAACCTACACTCCCCTACGAGTTAGACAACAGTATTATCGAACAGCATCCTATGTGGCAAAACTGGATGGCTGAGTGGAAACCAGGTAATATTTGGACAACCGCTGACCTCTATAAAGAACCACGTTTGCGAGTTTTGGCTTTAGCATTCCGTTCTACTCAAATTCGCGGACTCATGGTGATTCCCTTACATTACCGCGAAAAATTTATCGGTGTATTAAGCATTTTTCGCTCGGAATTTGAAACAGAAATCTTGTGGGCGGGACTATGTGAACAAAATCGGCGACAACTTTTACCCCAGCTTTCCTTTGAGGTTTGGCGAGAGCAAAAAAAGGGACAAGCAGCTGAGTGGAAACCGGAAGAAATCTTATTGGCACAAGCCTTGTACGATCATTTCTCAATGGCAATTCAGCAGCAGCAAATGTACAAAGAGGAACAAGCCCTGAATGCCAACCTAGAACTGCGGGTGCAAGAGCAAACGGCTGAACTCGAAAAATCATTACTGCTTACCAAAGTACTCAAGCAAGTCACAGAACAGATTCGCCGCACATTGGACTTGCAGACAACCCTGCAATCCATCGTTCGGGAAGTCCGTCCCCTGCTAAACTCAGACCGGGTGCTGATTTTCCAACTTCAGAGTAGATCGGTGATTGTGGAAGAGATCAATGGTAATTGGCAGTCAACTTTGGGAGTGAATGCACCACCGGAATGCTTTCCTGAGCAGTATACAAGTCCATACTTTCAGGGCAAGGTAAGGGCAATTAACAATGTTTCAACAGATCCTTTAAGTGATTGTCATCGAGAGTTTTTGCAGAGTCTGCAAGTGCAAGCAAACTTAATAGTTCCGATAAATATGGGTATGGAACTATGGGGGTTACTAATTGCCCATGAGTGTAAGGCTCCCAGAAATTGGCAGGATGCAGAAATTGATTTATTGCAACAGCTAGGAGATCAGGCTGCGATCGCCATTCAACAAGCAGAACTCTACCAACAAACCTGTGATGCCGAAACTGAAGCCAGAAATCAAGCTGCACATTTAGAGCATACCCTACATGAACTCCAAGAAACACAGACAAAATTGATTCACACCGAAAAAATGTCTGGCCTAGGACAGTTGGTGGCGGGTGTCGCCCACGAAATCAACAACCCCGTTAACTTTATCTACGGTAACCTGTGCCACGCTAGTGACTACACCGAACAACTGCTAGAAATTTTACGCCTCTACCAGTTACACTATCCCCTCCCCCATAGTGAAATTCACGTTGCGATCAAAGCGATCGATTTTGAATTTTTGGTAGAAGACCTCCCGAAAATCATGACCTCAATGCAAGTAGGAACCGAGCGCATCCGCTCAATAGTGCTGTCGTTACGAAATTTTTCTCGCTTGGATGAGGCTGAAAACAAGCGTGTTGACCTGCATGAAGGCATTGACAACACCTTATTAATTTTGCAACATCGGTTGAAAGCAAATGCTGAATTTCCAGGTATTCAGGTAATTAAAGACTATGGCAACATTCCACCGGTGGAATGCTATGCTGGCCAAATGAATCAGGTATTCATGAATATTCTCAGCAATGCCATAGATGCCCTGATAATGAGGACTGAAGACTGGAGACTGGGGACTGGGGAACTGAAGACTAGGGACAAGGGGGACAAAAAGAATAACTCATGCCCAATTCTCACTATTCGCATTTCCACTAAAATCTCAGTAGACAACTCTCATCTGTTGATTCGTATTTGTGACAATGGGCCCGGAATGACTCAAGAGGTGAAAAAGCGAATTTTTGACCCGTTTTACACTACCAAACCTGTGGGCAAAGGTACAGGACTGGGACTGGCAATCAGCTATCAAATTATTGTCGAAAAACATGGTGGAATAATGGAGTGTATTTCAGAACCTGGCAAAGGTACAGAGTTCTGGATTGAAATTCCCGTCAAGCCTCCAGCCAAAATCAATCGTCAACCAAAGGTAGAGGAGGAGGGGGAACAGGGAGCAGGGGAAGCACGGTGGAGCAACCCTATGTCTAATTTGCTTTAA
- a CDS encoding haloacid dehalogenase type II, translating to MLKPLLLVHNTNFDDDQILELFAEFEAEVEKGEYIKYREVLQIVVQKFGERLGFEPTADELNSLADSIQYWLPFPDTVEALKTLKQNFKLVIISNVDDDLFAFSAKHLEVEFDQIITAEQAKSYKPSLNNFRLAIDKIDLPLEEILHVAASVYHDIVTAKSLGLSTVWVNRRANQQGVKSTGSAISQPDLEVPDLKTLAALSSPKQY from the coding sequence GTGCTAAAGCCACTTCTGCTGGTACATAACACTAATTTTGATGACGATCAAATTCTGGAACTTTTTGCTGAATTTGAAGCAGAAGTGGAAAAAGGAGAATATATCAAATATCGAGAAGTTTTGCAGATAGTAGTCCAGAAATTTGGTGAGCGATTGGGCTTTGAGCCAACTGCTGACGAACTAAATTCACTTGCTGATTCGATTCAGTATTGGCTACCTTTCCCCGATACAGTTGAGGCACTTAAAACCCTCAAGCAAAACTTTAAGCTGGTAATTATCTCAAATGTCGATGACGATCTCTTTGCTTTCTCGGCAAAGCATTTGGAGGTGGAATTTGACCAGATAATCACAGCAGAACAGGCAAAAAGCTACAAACCCTCTTTAAACAACTTCAGACTGGCTATTGACAAAATTGATTTGCCGTTAGAGGAGATATTACACGTTGCTGCTAGTGTATATCACGATATAGTTACAGCCAAATCTCTAGGACTATCAACAGTCTGGGTAAACCGTCGAGCAAACCAACAAGGAGTTAAGTCCACAGGATCAGCAATAAGTCAACCTGACTTAGAAGTGCCGGATTTAAAGACTCTCGCTGCTTTGAGTTCACCAAAACAATACTGA
- a CDS encoding DUF5895 domain-containing protein, giving the protein MKASANFDFEDEKFNAPPSQVIPWCQMINPRYGTDGMQSHGLAIKLDNAHAVGFVPDDNWQQVEHEFSSGVETVFISTSPHLVLVRRGPLSVKDRESGLKLGTLKENYDAFLADKLKFKTFTRYLIFIVGENKKFLHESPLQLTLNGAAGASFSKTYCEYQQGKVVSGFVAELEKAYAVYRKQPLTPKGPLFHAHGIFCPIIECEERGIEPNTVLVASTVDYKHPTVGTLTQYLIASDSLESAMICKTFEEYKDFGKEPVKSETPKLAMAGVSNSYVYADEDDFAYPPY; this is encoded by the coding sequence ATGAAAGCATCTGCTAATTTCGACTTTGAAGACGAGAAATTCAATGCACCGCCTTCTCAAGTCATTCCCTGGTGTCAGATGATTAATCCTCGGTATGGCACAGATGGTATGCAATCCCACGGTTTGGCGATTAAGCTAGATAATGCCCATGCTGTCGGCTTTGTGCCAGATGATAATTGGCAGCAGGTAGAGCATGAATTTAGCTCTGGAGTCGAAACGGTGTTTATTAGCACTAGTCCACACTTGGTTTTAGTGCGTCGAGGGCCATTGTCTGTCAAAGACCGGGAAAGTGGTCTAAAACTGGGTACGCTCAAAGAAAATTATGATGCTTTTTTAGCCGACAAACTTAAATTTAAAACCTTTACTCGCTATCTAATTTTTATAGTGGGTGAGAATAAAAAGTTTTTACATGAATCACCACTACAACTAACTCTTAATGGTGCCGCCGGAGCGAGTTTCAGCAAAACCTACTGCGAATATCAACAAGGTAAAGTAGTTAGTGGATTCGTTGCTGAACTAGAAAAGGCTTATGCTGTTTACCGCAAGCAACCCTTGACACCAAAAGGCCCTTTGTTCCATGCTCACGGGATTTTTTGCCCGATAATTGAGTGTGAAGAAAGAGGTATTGAACCAAATACAGTTCTGGTAGCTTCAACTGTAGACTACAAACATCCGACAGTAGGAACTTTAACACAATACTTAATTGCTTCCGATTCTCTTGAGTCTGCAATGATTTGCAAGACTTTTGAAGAATACAAAGATTTTGGGAAGGAACCTGTAAAATCAGAAACGCCTAAATTAGCGATGGCAGGAGTTTCCAACTCTTACGTTTATGCTGATGAAGATGATTTTGCTTATCCGCCGTACTAA
- the mltA gene encoding murein transglycosylase A, giving the protein MRKTLALLSLSLGIALINPLWSAVAQVPYLLPLPVPTTPDLPPLPVPITPELTPPLKPIAIASDCAFGQTCLGWDDQIWGQTGKTGVGTSPTGGDRNALLASIDNSLLYLTKKEAIAAYQNYPVREITLDRVRTSLLRFRELVVSSKSAAQLQAAVRREFVFYQSVGNDGKGTVKFTAYYEPVYTASRVRTSIYKYPLYRLPPDFSQWRKPHPKRIDLEGKDGLQGNKGKLRGLELLWFRDRFDAYMVHIQGSAQIKLTNGKTTSVGYAGGTDYPWTSIGKELAKDGKLPLDGLTLPRMTAYFRRRPQELSNYLPRWKRFIFFQETGGNAATGCIRVPVTAERSIATDKSLMPPGALALIHNSFPYPASGGKLERRTVSRFVLDQDTGSAIKGPGRVDYFMGSGKLAGDRAGITGGNGSLYYLLLKE; this is encoded by the coding sequence ATGAGAAAAACCCTTGCTTTGCTTTCCTTGAGTTTGGGAATTGCCCTTATAAACCCTCTCTGGTCGGCTGTTGCTCAGGTTCCTTACTTACTGCCGTTGCCAGTACCCACAACTCCTGATCTTCCACCTCTGCCAGTACCAATTACTCCTGAGTTAACGCCACCGCTAAAACCAATCGCTATCGCAAGCGATTGTGCGTTCGGGCAGACTTGCTTGGGTTGGGATGACCAAATTTGGGGTCAAACAGGTAAAACAGGCGTTGGCACTTCGCCTACCGGAGGCGATCGCAATGCGTTGTTGGCTTCCATTGACAACAGTCTGCTTTACCTAACAAAGAAGGAGGCGATCGCAGCATATCAAAATTATCCAGTTAGGGAAATTACCCTTGATCGCGTCCGCACGAGTTTGCTACGTTTCCGCGAACTGGTTGTCAGTTCTAAGTCAGCAGCGCAACTACAAGCCGCTGTCCGCCGTGAGTTTGTCTTCTACCAGTCCGTGGGCAACGATGGCAAGGGTACTGTTAAGTTTACTGCTTACTACGAACCTGTTTACACCGCTAGCCGTGTCAGGACTTCAATATATAAGTATCCTCTTTATCGGCTACCACCTGATTTCAGCCAATGGCGTAAACCCCACCCAAAACGAATTGATTTGGAAGGTAAGGATGGTTTACAAGGAAATAAGGGCAAGTTGCGCGGTTTAGAACTGCTTTGGTTTCGCGATCGCTTTGACGCATACATGGTACATATCCAAGGTTCTGCTCAAATTAAGTTAACTAATGGCAAAACAACGTCAGTTGGCTATGCAGGTGGAACTGATTACCCTTGGACTAGTATCGGCAAAGAACTAGCCAAAGATGGCAAACTTCCACTAGATGGATTGACACTGCCACGGATGACTGCTTACTTCCGGCGACGGCCGCAGGAGTTGAGCAATTATCTGCCACGCTGGAAACGATTTATTTTCTTTCAAGAAACTGGTGGTAACGCAGCTACAGGCTGTATTCGTGTGCCAGTGACAGCAGAACGTTCCATTGCTACAGATAAGTCTCTCATGCCACCGGGAGCGCTAGCCCTGATTCATAACTCATTTCCCTATCCTGCCAGTGGTGGCAAACTAGAGAGGCGTACTGTCAGCCGCTTTGTGCTAGACCAGGATACAGGAAGCGCCATCAAAGGCCCAGGACGGGTAGATTATTTCATGGGGTCTGGTAAACTAGCAGGCGATCGCGCTGGCATCACAGGCGGTAATGGTTCACTATATTATTTGCTGCTCAAAGAATAA
- a CDS encoding c-type heme family protein, with product MLNNITLKNLKIGAKFNLLLILVFIVSIVGSGVALSSVLQGRAQNEVASQAQTLIQMVNAVRDYTQNRIVPLLEPRLDTNPTFMPEVVPTFSSKEVFENFRKKPEYKNFFHKDATLNPTNLADKADSFETQLVERFRNEPKTLEITGFRTLSEGEVFYIAQPLKITQQQCLRCHTTPDQAPKSQLVTYGSENGFGWKLNQIVSAQIISVPSQEIFANAKRTWTLIMGILITIFALVLFLINFLIKKYVIQRIRRIEKIAQKVSVGDMSADFEESSSDEIGGLAEAFNRMKASLKIALEMLNN from the coding sequence ATGTTAAACAACATTACGTTAAAAAACTTAAAAATAGGTGCTAAATTTAACTTACTTTTAATATTAGTTTTCATAGTCAGTATTGTGGGAAGTGGTGTTGCCTTATCCAGTGTACTTCAAGGGAGAGCGCAAAATGAAGTGGCTTCTCAAGCACAGACTCTCATCCAAATGGTAAACGCAGTTAGAGATTATACACAAAATCGAATAGTTCCTCTATTGGAACCTAGACTAGATACTAACCCAACGTTCATGCCTGAAGTAGTACCAACTTTTTCTTCTAAAGAGGTTTTTGAAAATTTTCGTAAAAAGCCGGAATATAAAAACTTTTTTCATAAGGATGCAACACTTAATCCAACTAATTTAGCAGATAAAGCCGATAGTTTTGAAACTCAACTTGTAGAGCGTTTTCGCAACGAACCGAAGACTTTAGAAATTACTGGCTTTCGCACCTTGTCAGAAGGCGAAGTATTTTATATTGCCCAACCACTCAAGATTACACAGCAGCAATGTCTGCGATGTCATACTACACCAGATCAAGCTCCTAAGAGTCAACTGGTAACTTATGGATCGGAAAATGGTTTTGGCTGGAAACTGAATCAGATTGTTTCTGCCCAAATAATCTCTGTTCCCTCTCAAGAGATTTTTGCCAATGCCAAACGGACTTGGACATTGATAATGGGAATTTTAATTACTATCTTTGCGCTCGTACTTTTCTTAATTAACTTCTTAATAAAAAAATATGTGATTCAGCGGATCAGAAGAATAGAGAAAATAGCCCAAAAAGTTAGTGTGGGTGATATGAGCGCTGATTTTGAAGAAAGCTCTAGTGATGAAATTGGCGGGTTAGCAGAAGCATTTAATCGAATGAAAGCTAGCTTAAAAATAGCTCTGGAGATGCTGAATAATTAG
- a CDS encoding 2TM domain-containing protein codes for MTAFEPQSIRSYSQEDVQQILHLAIARQANDKDTEFSYEQILEIAAELEISPDSLKLAQHDWLVQQGQVQQRNAFDAYRIRRFQKRLGNYAILNGFFILLDLITGGGISWSLYILLFCGLPVGLDVWNTFQIKGEEYEMAFQKWSRKHQIKKTISTVLNKWFKALQA; via the coding sequence ATGACAGCGTTTGAACCTCAAAGCATCCGCTCTTATAGCCAAGAAGATGTCCAACAAATTCTGCACTTAGCGATCGCTCGTCAAGCTAATGACAAGGATACAGAATTTTCTTATGAGCAGATATTAGAAATTGCTGCTGAGTTAGAAATTTCACCTGATTCTTTAAAATTAGCCCAACATGATTGGTTAGTACAACAAGGTCAAGTCCAACAGCGAAACGCTTTTGACGCCTACCGCATCAGAAGATTTCAGAAGCGTCTAGGCAATTACGCAATTTTGAATGGCTTTTTTATACTGTTAGATTTAATCACTGGTGGCGGAATTTCTTGGTCGCTGTACATTTTGCTATTCTGCGGATTACCTGTAGGGCTGGATGTTTGGAATACCTTTCAAATCAAAGGCGAAGAGTATGAAATGGCATTCCAGAAATGGAGTCGTAAGCATCAGATTAAGAAAACCATCAGTACAGTTTTAAATAAGTGGTTTAAGGCATTGCAGGCTTAG
- a CDS encoding ROK family protein, translated as MVEENGSIRTLSVDIGGSGVKAMVLDITGNPVTERARLDTPQPATPDVVINAIVVLAAAQGEFHRVSVGFPGVVRSGVTETAVNLHPDWIGFDLETALLKHLNKPVRVINDADMQGFGAIAGKGVELVITLGTGFGSALFMDGKLVPNMEMGHHPFRKGETFEQQLGRAELEKIGEKRWNRRLEKAIASLQHLFNYDYLYIGGGEAVRVNFQLPLNVKLIPNITGLLGGIALWRDDKR; from the coding sequence ATGGTTGAAGAAAATGGATCGATTCGTACCCTATCAGTAGATATTGGTGGTAGTGGCGTTAAGGCTATGGTTTTGGATATTACGGGGAATCCTGTAACGGAAAGGGCACGTTTAGATACACCCCAACCTGCTACACCAGATGTTGTAATTAATGCAATTGTTGTGTTAGCAGCAGCTCAAGGTGAATTTCATCGCGTTTCGGTTGGTTTTCCTGGTGTGGTGCGGTCTGGAGTCACGGAAACAGCGGTAAACTTACATCCAGATTGGATCGGATTTGATTTGGAAACAGCATTATTAAAACACTTAAACAAGCCTGTGCGGGTGATTAATGATGCAGATATGCAGGGGTTTGGAGCGATCGCAGGTAAAGGCGTAGAATTGGTGATTACTCTGGGTACAGGGTTTGGTTCGGCTTTATTTATGGATGGTAAGCTGGTACCGAATATGGAAATGGGGCATCATCCGTTTCGCAAAGGAGAGACTTTTGAGCAACAGTTGGGGCGTGCAGAGTTAGAAAAAATTGGTGAGAAAAGATGGAACAGGCGTTTAGAAAAAGCGATCGCATCCTTGCAACATCTGTTCAATTATGATTACCTTTACATTGGCGGTGGTGAAGCCGTGAGAGTGAATTTCCAGCTACCGTTAAATGTGAAACTCATCCCCAATATCACTGGTTTATTAGGCGGTATTGCTTTGTGGCGAGATGATAAAAGGTAA
- a CDS encoding serine/threonine-protein kinase, producing the protein MLGQLLDGRYQVLQVLGGGGFGQTYMAQDTHRPGFPKCVVKHLKPVTRSPEFLETARRLFTSEAETLEQLGNHDQIPRLLAYFEDNQEFFLVQEFIEGHTLKAELFPNQPWTEDQVIQLLQQVLGILQFIHSHNVIHRDIKPDNIIRRQQDGKLVLIDFGAVKQVQTQLLTVLGQMGATIIIGTPGYMSTEQGQGKPRPNSDIYSLGIIGIQSLTGLHPINFEEDPDTGEISWQHQANVSSGLASVLSKMVLHHFKQRYQSAAEVLQVLKDLDTKIEAQSLQPLSFTQPPQASLSQQNSIGYPPASILSPENYSRLETILLEFVGPVASRLLRQVAASAPNPEELINQLTLHLRGNQQIDFKKKTMFLLEKPTLLQEFTVKSEIKSNNFPSQEPQGISDSFVHQCERELANLIGPIAKFLVQKAVKSSGQISRAEFVKVLASQIPEPQKALQFQQRLLS; encoded by the coding sequence ATGTTAGGACAATTATTAGACGGACGTTACCAAGTCCTCCAGGTCTTAGGTGGAGGTGGATTCGGTCAAACCTACATGGCCCAAGATACCCATAGACCAGGTTTCCCGAAATGCGTTGTCAAACACCTTAAGCCCGTCACTCGTAGCCCTGAATTTCTCGAAACTGCTAGACGGCTATTTACCAGTGAAGCAGAAACACTAGAACAACTGGGTAACCATGACCAGATTCCTCGGCTTTTAGCCTATTTTGAAGACAACCAAGAGTTCTTCTTAGTGCAAGAGTTCATTGAAGGACATACTCTCAAAGCGGAACTATTCCCCAATCAACCTTGGACAGAAGATCAAGTAATTCAACTGCTCCAACAGGTCTTGGGTATTCTACAATTTATTCACAGCCACAACGTTATTCATCGAGATATCAAGCCGGACAATATAATCAGGCGGCAACAAGACGGCAAGTTGGTGCTGATTGACTTTGGCGCAGTTAAACAAGTCCAAACTCAACTGCTTACAGTTCTAGGGCAGATGGGGGCTACTATTATCATTGGTACCCCAGGATATATGTCTACAGAACAGGGGCAAGGTAAGCCCCGCCCCAACAGCGATATTTATTCCTTGGGCATTATTGGTATTCAATCGCTAACGGGGTTACATCCGATAAACTTTGAGGAAGACCCAGATACAGGAGAAATTTCTTGGCAGCATCAGGCTAACGTCAGTTCTGGGTTGGCATCTGTGCTATCTAAGATGGTATTACACCACTTCAAACAACGCTATCAGTCTGCGGCTGAAGTTCTACAGGTGCTTAAGGATCTCGATACTAAAATAGAAGCGCAATCACTTCAACCACTATCTTTTACACAACCGCCTCAAGCTTCACTTTCTCAACAAAACTCAATTGGGTATCCGCCTGCTTCTATCCTGTCTCCAGAAAATTACAGTCGGTTGGAAACAATTCTTTTGGAATTTGTCGGTCCCGTTGCCTCAAGATTACTACGACAAGTTGCGGCATCAGCGCCCAACCCCGAAGAATTAATTAATCAATTGACCCTTCATCTTCGAGGAAATCAACAAATTGATTTTAAGAAGAAAACAATGTTTCTATTAGAGAAACCGACTCTACTACAGGAATTTACTGTTAAATCTGAAATTAAGTCAAATAATTTCCCAAGCCAAGAACCTCAAGGAATCAGTGATAGCTTTGTGCATCAGTGCGAACGGGAATTGGCTAATTTAATTGGGCCAATAGCTAAGTTCTTAGTCCAAAAAGCTGTTAAGTCTTCTGGGCAGATTTCTCGTGCAGAATTTGTGAAAGTTTTAGCATCACAAATTCCTGAACCTCAAAAAGCTTTGCAATTTCAGCAACGTCTACTTTCTTAA
- a CDS encoding phosphate/phosphite/phosphonate ABC transporter substrate-binding protein, translating to MFLRFPRRLFLFNLLGLTFAACQSPKEFEGTLTIGVINYGGGDQIINQYAKFNSYLGEKTNSYIQLEPAFNENRAVERLQARAWSLVFAPPGLAAIAIARHQYVPLFPLIGISNLRSIFVVRKDNPISDLKQLQGQTVALGQLGSATGYYFPLYNLYGTTLAQILFAPTPKAGLELVAQGKAIACAVSEAELALYGSQLGPTEFRILFKDPHYVPLGVVLIGPNVERNRQEFIRKVMSDAPSGLAQEVGYISNGQVPDYKYMISVVDRLSSITSQLQKKPVRLF from the coding sequence ATGTTTTTGCGATTTCCCCGTCGTTTATTTCTATTTAATCTGCTAGGTTTGACATTTGCTGCCTGCCAATCACCAAAGGAGTTTGAGGGCACGTTAACTATTGGTGTTATCAACTATGGTGGAGGCGATCAGATAATTAACCAATATGCTAAATTTAATAGTTACTTGGGTGAAAAAACAAACTCATATATTCAGCTAGAGCCTGCTTTTAATGAAAATAGAGCGGTTGAGCGCCTTCAGGCTCGTGCTTGGTCATTGGTATTTGCTCCACCAGGTTTAGCGGCTATTGCGATCGCCCGTCACCAATATGTTCCCCTGTTTCCTTTAATAGGTATTAGTAATTTGCGTTCAATCTTCGTTGTTCGCAAAGACAATCCAATATCTGACTTAAAACAGCTGCAAGGTCAAACAGTGGCTTTAGGTCAGTTAGGTTCAGCAACAGGATATTATTTCCCACTTTACAATCTTTATGGTACAACACTAGCACAGATCCTATTTGCACCCACACCCAAAGCTGGGCTGGAATTGGTCGCCCAAGGAAAAGCGATCGCCTGTGCTGTCTCGGAGGCGGAATTGGCTCTCTACGGTTCACAGTTGGGCCCAACCGAATTTCGCATATTATTTAAAGACCCTCACTATGTACCATTAGGTGTGGTCTTGATTGGGCCGAATGTAGAACGTAACCGTCAAGAGTTCATCCGCAAAGTCATGAGTGATGCACCTTCAGGTTTAGCTCAAGAAGTAGGGTATATATCCAATGGACAAGTACCAGATTACAAATACATGATTTCTGTGGTTGATCGGCTGAGTTCGATTACTTCTCAGCTACAAAAAAAACCTGTTCGTTTATTTTAA